The Paenibacillus sp. FSL R7-0345 DNA segment CGTTAACCGTTGAATGGATAAAAAAATGAGTAATACATGAATGAAGTATTATTTGCGCTTACATTACGATGATCTCACGAATACATTGCCGCATTATGCTGAAATAACGTGTTCCTTTAAAATTACAATTTTAAGGTGGACAAGAGATCAGATCATGAGGAGCGTGGCAGGCAGTGAGTGAGAAGCATCCGCTTTTGAAAAGAGTATTAACCGGAATATTGGCAATGTCAGTTATAGTACCGTTTACTCCACCCTCGTTCTCGTCAACCGTTTATGGGGATGCGGCGGAGCCTAGCGGTGTTGTCATGCTGGAAGATTTTGAAAATGTGAGTCTGGCGGATTTAACATTCGACAGTGCGCGCATTTACAGCGGCAATCTGGCACTTGAAAGTAATCCGAAATATATACGTGACGGGGCTAAATCTTTGCGTATTGATTATGATTTTATCGGTGTGACCGATAACCCCTCCCAAGTTGCAGTCGGGCCTGCAACGCAGTTACCCTTGACAGGCAGAACACCCAAAAAAATCGGTATGTGGATTTACGCCAACAATGAAGGGCATGGTCTGACCTCTAAGTTCTATGTTTCAGCCACCGGGAAGTCCAAAACTTATGAAATGAGAAGCGAGGAGGTAGGTATAGACTGGAGCGGCTGGAAGTATGTTGAGGCTGAAATCGGGGATGATCTACAACTGCCCGGTACCCTGGCGTTCTATTTCCAGATGAAAGAAAGACAAATGAGCAAAAAGAACAAAGGCTCGATTTGGATCGACGATGTCAGACTGATCTATGATGAGCCGGCGGATGAAGATATGGATGTTCCTGTGCTGACTCCGGTTTCACCCGTACCGGATCAAATCCTGACTGCCCCTGTATCTGACATCATCCTGTCGGCGGATGATGCCAAATCGGGCATTGATCCAGATTCAATTCGATTAACTATGGATGGGCAGCCCGTGGTACCGGCGGCCTTCGCTTATGATCTAAGCACTAAGGCAATTACCTACCACCCGGATGTGCCGCTGGATGGCGGTTATCATCAAGTAGTTGCCGAAGTGAAGGATCTGGCGGGCAACCCTGCTTCAGCAGAGTACACTTTTACTGTTGATCATGGGGCCATGCTCACATTGGAGGCGCCTGAGGAAGCGGTCAGCAACGAGACTTACCGGTTAAAGCTGGCGGCAAAGGATGCCGGTGAAGCCAACAGTGTGCAGGCCAGAATCAAATTCGACCCGCAGACGCTGCAGGCGAATGCTGTGCACGCACGTGATGGTTTAAGCAACGTCAAGAGCACAGTTGACAATATAGGCGGTTATGTTGAATTTAGCGCAGACGGATTGCAAAAGGGCCTTGTGGATGCACTGGCCAGCATTGATTTCAATGTGAACCGGTCCGCAAAAATGGAGCGTGGCGAGACCTACAAGTCGATCACCATGGTGGATGGCGGTTTTGGATATAGCAACGCGGCGACCGTAAGCTCCTTTGCCTCCCCGGTTAAGTATACGATTGGTTTTCCGTACGCTTTAACCATCAAGGGAGCGGGCCTGCAAACGAAGAATATTATCACCGTTACCACTCATGCGGGAGCTCCGGTTGAAGGAGCTGAGATCGACTTTACCGATGTCAATGGTCCACAGACTTATGTTACGGTGACTGCAGGCAATTCGAATATTTATGCCAGCGCGGATTCTTCGTCCACTGTACTGCTAACAGCAGAGCAAAACGGGCAGTTCTTCGCCACGACAGGAAGCGCATCCGGATTTGTCAAAGTATATCTGCCGGATGGAACCAAGACAGGCTATATAGCTTCAGCTGACATTCAGCAGAAAAGTCTTACTGAAGGATTTGGGCTTACGGATGCCAGGGGTGAAATACATACTTCGCTGGCCAATCTTGCGCTCGGTACATGGAAAGTGCAGGCAGTGAAGGATGGCGGTACCAGTGAGAGTTTCAGCATGAACGTGGTTACCCAATTGGGCGGAGACGATCCGAAATACATTCAAACCTTTGTTACCGAAGACATGAGTACAATGCTGAGCGTTGGCTGGCAGACGGCTCCCAGAGTTCAAGAAACCTCGATTCAATATGTGAAGGACAGTGATCTGGTAAATAATAACTTAAACAGTACACAACAAAAGGCGGCAGAGCAGTCTGCACTTACTGAAGTGGAGGTTATCCATGAGGTTGAGGGCGGGCCGCTGGGGGAAATTAAGTTCCATAAATCATTGGTTACCGGTCTGGAGCCGAATACTGCTTATCATTACCGGGTGGGCTATGAAGGTCACTGGAGTAACTGGTACGAATACAAGACTTTGACTGCAGTGCCGCAAACCCCTGTTTCTTTTGTATTTGTAACCGACTCGCATACCAAGGGAGATAACGGGCTGGAGATCTATCAGCAGCTGATCAGCGATGCAGTAACCCGTTATCCGGACACCCAGTTTATAATGCACGGCGGCGACATGGTGGACGACGGAGCAATCCTGAATGAGTGGAACCAGTTCTGGGAAGCTTCCTCGTTTTATGCTACCTCCCTTCCTTCAGGCTATACCATGGGGAATCACGATGTTAAAGGTGCCGGCAAGGAGATTTTCGCCAAAGGGTTGGATTTGCCGGAGAATGGTCCTGATGTTCAAAAGGACTATGCCTATTCTTTTGATTCAGGTGAGGTACATTTCATTGTGTTGAACTCCGAGGCAGATGAAGTAACCATGGCCCAGCAGGCAGTATGGCTGCGCGGGGATCTTCTGGCAAGTGATAAGAAATGGAAGATTGTAATGTTCCATAAGCCTGCTTATCATACCGAAGACGGACGCGGAAACGTCATTGAATACACGCAAACCTATTTTGCGCCTATCCTGGAAGAGCTCAAAGTTGACCTGGTGCTGGAGGGGCACGACCATGTGTACGCGCGTACCTATCCGATGAGCGGAGGGAAGCCGTTGTTGAATGGTGAGCGCGGGACTGTCTATTTGGACGGAGGCGCGTCCGGCTGGAAATTCTACGATGGAGCCCGCTATGAGTATCTTAATTTTATGTTTGACGAGGACGTTCCGGTATACTCAGCCATTCAAGTCAGCCATGATACCATCACAATCCAGGCCCGCACTACGGAAAGCGACGTATTACTCGACAATTATATTATCGAAAAGAAGGATGAGCGGACGGTGACTTCCGTGTCGGCAACGCCGGCAGAGCTGACATTACAAGCCGGGGAGGAGCGCGGGACCGTTCTCACCGCTACCTACAGCGATAAGTCCACAGCAGATGTCACAATTGAAGCGATATGGAGCTCCTCTAATGACAACGTGGCCAACGTGGATGCAAAAGGCCTGATTCACGCTGTAGCAGCAGGCAGTACTACAATTGAAGCGCAATACGGAAATATGCCGGCAGTCAGCATCCCGGTAACGGTTCAGCCTCAAAGCTCAGTTCCTGTTCTGCTCAATCTGACAGCTGATCCGGCCAGCCATAGGCTGCAAGTGGGCCAGACTGGCACTTCAGTGATTAAAGCAGTATATGATAATGCTGAAAATCCAGTGGTTACAGATCAAGCGGTTTGGATATCTTCGGACCCGGCTATTGCTTCTGTGTCAGACAAGGGTCTTATCACAGGCGCTGCGGCAGGAGAAGCAACGATCACTGCTTCGTTCGGGGGTAAGTCTGTCGTTGTTTCAATTGTGGTCTCGGAGGCTCCTGCGCCTGCAGTGGTTGATTTGGTCGTAACGCCCGCTGCGCTCTCCCTCACTCTAGGAAAAACGCAGAGCTTAGGGGTAACGGCGAAATACTCCGACCTTTCTACAGCACTCAAGACTCTGGAAGCGGAATATACTTCCGCCAATACTTCTGTTGCTGCAGTGAGTGCAGCAGGTGTAGTGACAGCGAACGGTATAGGAACGACAAACATTACGGTTATTTACGGAGGTGTGAAAAAGGAGATTCAAGTCACCGTGACAACGGTTAATGGCAATCATGACGGAGGTACGGCACCAGTGGCAACTCCAGCGCCATCAGGAACTGCGGCACCGGCAGTTACACCAGCGGCAACACCTACAGCAACGCCATCTCCGGTGGTATCTTCAGAGCCGCAGCTTCCAACCTTAATGAAGCCTGTGTTCAATAGCATTGTAGACCATGATAAGATTAAAGCAATGTTGGCAAAAGGGCAGACTGCTCCTGCTGTTACATTCACAGATGCCCCTGCGCTTCAGTGGAGTACAATATTCATTGAACGGGCTGCCCGGATGGGTATTATAACGGGTTATGCGGATGGTTCATTCCATCCTGACGTTAAAATAACCCGTGCCGAGTTTGCTGCAATGCTGTTCAAAGCCTTTGGGCTGAACGCCTCAGGCGGTACAGGCTTCCCCGATACGCAAGGACATTGGGCTTCGGAAGCCATTATTGCACTTCAAGGCAATAAAGTAATAACCGGGTACGCCGATGGTTCCTTCCATCCCAGTCAGGAGATCACCCGGGCGGAGATGGTGACAATGTTATCCCGTCTGACGAATTATGTGAGCAGTATTAATGAGCCTTTCTCCGATGTTACTGCAGGCTGGGCATCAGGTCCGATTAATGCTTTTGCCAGCGCAGGTATCATTACCGGAAAAGGCAATGGAGAGTTTAAACCGGAGGAACCAGCTACCCGCGCAGAATCGGTAGTGATGATCCTCCGACTCATGGATAAGCTAATGGAGCAATAAGCATTAATAAGTATCAAGTGGATTATGCCGATTCGAGCTTGGATCCGTCTGAACATTACAGTCCGTTAAATTTGTTTAAGCCGTGCGGGAAACCGTACGGCTTATTATCGTGCCGCTATAATTGTTATTATTGTTATTAATTAAATAGTATAAATTGATAACATGTATGCGAGAGACTATAATGGTATGCAGGACTATTATTATCAGCATTCATATTTTATTAGAAGAAATAATCGATCGGGAGTGGGATTCTTGCAGACAATGATTAAGCTTGAAGGCGAGTGGAAGCTGCAGCTGGACGGAGACAAACAGGGGCTTGTACTGCCTTTCACCGATACAATTGATTTACCGGGAACGACCTCGTATGCCCGTAAAGGACCTAAAAATGAAGAGGCTCTGATCAGTGCGCTGACGGATGAATATCTGTTCGAAGGCCAAGCCTGGTTTTCCAGGGAGATTGAAATTCCTGTGGAGCTGGCTGGCGTGTCATGCCGGCTGTATCTGGAGCGGACGCGGATGACAACGCTTTATATTGACGGCAAGGAGATCGGCAGCCGGGACAGCCTGAACACCGCTCATGTGTATGATTTGGGCGGATTGGCAGCAGGCAGTCACACCGTTACGATTTGTGTCAGCAACACCGGATATCCGACTAAAGGAGGACACATGACCTCGCCGGATACCCAGACCAACTGGAACGGGATCACCGGCAGGCTGGAGCTGCAATTTTTCGCTGAATCGTATTTGTGCGGAATCCGGCTTACTCCGGATGTGGCCGCCCGCTCGGTCCGCATCACGGCTAAGCTCGAAGGTGAGGCTGAAGCAGTGCTGACGGTATCTGCCGGGAGCTTTAACAATGCGGAGGTTGCCGGACATGTGGCGGAAGCGCAGACGTATGTGCTTAAACCGGGAAATGTTGACGTTGAATATATCCTTGGGCCGGACGCGCTGCTGTGGAGTGAATTCGCCCCCAATCTGTATAATCTCGCCCTTGCTGTCAGTACCGGAGAAGGCGGCCCGGCAGACCTGAATGAGCTTGTCTTTGGCTTGCGGGAGTTCAAAGCGGACGGCGACAAATTCGCCATCAACGGCCACAAAACGTTTCTGCGCGGCAAGCATGACGGCCTAATCTTCCCTCTGACCGGCTACGCGCCGACTGATGTGGAGGAATGGGTGCGGATTCTCGGTATCTCCAAATCCTACGGCATCAACCATTACCGGTTCCATACCTGCTGTCCGCCGGAAGCCGCCTTTGCGGCAGCGGATCTGCTCGGCATCTACATGGAGCCTGAACTGCCATTCTGGGGCACTGTTACCGAACCGTCAGATGATAACCACAATCAGGCTGAGCAGGATTATCTGGTGAGTGAGGGCTACGCTATTCTGCAGGCCTTCGGCAATCATCCTTCCTTTGTCATGATGTCGCTCGGGAACGAGCTGTGGGGCAGCAGAGCCAAGATAGATTCCATTCTAAAAGAATACAAGGAGTTTGACAGCAGACCCCTCTATACACAAGGCTCGAACAACCACCAGTGGGTGCCGGAAATTCTGGAGCATGAGGACTTCTTCTGCGGCGTGCGCTTTTCCAGAAGCAGACTGTTCAGAGGCTCATATGCGATGTGTGATGCGCCGCTGGGCCATGTCCAGACCGCTGAGCCATGTACGCTGAAGGACTACGACGACCAGTTCGTACCGCCTGAGCGGGTGAACAGTACCGACGGAGCTGCAGGAATAGGCGGCGAGATCCAGATTCAGTACGGCACTGAAGCCAAAACCGTACAGGCAGACGATGCCTCCGGGGAATGGATTCCGCATATTCCGGTGATCTCGCATGAGATCGGGCAATATGCAACTTATCCCAACTTTGAGGAAATTGCCAAATACAGCGGGCCGCTTAAAGCCAAAAATTTCGAGATTTTCCGTGAACGTCTGGAACAAAACGGGCTCACCCATCTGGCAGCCAAATACTTTGCAGCTTCGGGCAAGCTGGCAGCAGCCTGCTATAAGGAAGAACTGGAAGCAGCCTTCCGGACCAAGCGGCTTGCCGGCTTCCAGCTGCTCGATCTGCAGGATTTCAGCGGACAGGGTACTGCGCTGGTCGGTATATTGGACGCTTTTATGGACTCCAAAGGCATGATTACCGCTGAGGAATGGCGCACATTCTGCAGTGATGCGGTACTGTTGGCGCGGTTCCCTAAATTCAACTACATTTCCGGGGAACCGTTCCAGGCGGATATCGAGCTCAGCTGGTACCGGAATATCAGCCCGGATTCAGTTGAGCTCAGCTGGAGCCTGGCAGGTGAAAGCGGGACGCTGAGTGAAGGAACTGCAGTGGCAGAGCTTCCGGCAGGGGCTAATTATTTTGAACTGTATCAGCTTAAGCTTGAACTTCCGGTTGTTAAGGCAATGACATCCGTAAAGCTGAGTCTCGGGATTGCCGGGACGGATATCAGCAAGAGCTATGATCTGTGGATCTACCCTGATCTAAGCAGCGCCGGACTTGAAGAAGTGCATGTGTTCAAGGAGCTGGGTGAAGAAGCGCAGGCCCGGCTTGATCAGGGCGGCAACGTCCTGCTGATGCCGGATCCCGATTCGCTGACTAATGCGGTTCAAGGCTTTTACAGTACTGATTTCTGGTGCTACCCGATGTTCCGTTCAATCTCTGAGAGTATGAACCGGCCTGTGCCGGTCGGCACGATGGGTCTGCTGATCGAGAATACACATCCCGCACTCCGTAACTTCCCGAGTGAAGAGCACTCCACTTATCCGTGGTGGAACATTGTCGAGAACTCCAAATCACTGATCATGGACGGAACCGATCATAACTGGAGTCCGATTGTCCGGACTATCGACAATTTTGAGCGCAATCACAAGCTGGGCTTCCTGCTGGAATGCCGTGTCGGCGAAGGTAAGCTGCTGATCTGTCCGCTTCATGCGGATAAGGCCGCCGCGACCCCGGAAGGCAGACAATTCCTGTCCAGTCTGACCAGCTATATGGGTTCAGAGGAATTTAATCCGCAGACAGAGGTTGCAATAGAAGAATTGGCGCGGATTATTCGGTAGGAGTCCGGCTGAGCGAAGATGATGTTAGAAGAATCGAAGCGGCCATCCCGGCCTCGGATATAGCAGGCGGAAGCTTTCCGCAGCTGCAGTTCAGAAACAGTGTTATGATCCGTCCCTATTAACCTGGTGTCATTTACCAGTCTTTTGCCGGCAAAATAATGTTATGGTAGAGGACAGCAATGAATACGAGGTGATATGTTATATGACTAAGAAACACTGTTTGTTCTGTGATGCTATTGTCCCAATCGAACGGGACGGGGAATATGACCGCTATCTGGACTGTTCCTGCTCGCCCGGCGGGTTCTATTTTCTGCAAAAGGACAGCTATGACGTGATTAACGCGCTGCCGCATCCCGCGAAACGGGATCTGTTGCATATTGTATCAGCTTATATCAGGGAAAAGACCGATAGTGGCGAGCAGGTCTATCTATCGTCCGCTGATCTAGAGATGATCGCAGGCAGTCCCAAAACTCCGGTTACGATTGAGGACAAAGGAAACCGGCTGCTGCAGTTCCTGTACCGGCATTCTGAGGCTCCGGGAGACCCGGTTACCATTCATCCGCTGTCTGCCAGCTATAACCTGACCTATTCGCCTAATCTGCAGGAACTGGTATATATCATAGATAAGCTTGGAAACGAGCAGCTGCTCATCCGGGAAGGGATGAACTTTCAGCTCACGCAGCAGGGCTGGAATGAGGCCGCCGCAAGCGCGGGCGGCAAGAAATTAAAGCCCTGCTCCGTGCTCCTTCCTGCGGAGCTTGAGCATAATGCCGTGTGGCAGGATAATCTGCTGTCCGTAATCGGCCAGTACGGTTATCTTCCGGCTATTCTTAGCCATCCGGCTGCACAAGAATATCCGCTGGAGGAGCTTGCCGAGAGCCGGCTTATCATCGCCGATTTAACCGGCCGCTCAGCAGGCGTCTACTTTGCAGCCGGTTATGCAATGGGATTGGGTATTCCGGTAATCTGGACAGTGCACAGCAGTGGTGCGGCAGAGCTGGATGTCCAGCTGCAGGACATCCGTCCGCTGGTTTGGGATACAGCCGAGGAGCTGGCTGTGCTGATGCGCCAAAGGATTACACAATAGCTAAATGTATCAATCCTGTGTTATCACAGGACAACCTAAAAACAGCCTGTACCGGATCAATGATCTGGTACAGGCTGTTTTACTGTTTAAAGAAGCGGTCCGCGCTCAATTCAGCTCCCATTCATGCAGCAGCATTATTGCCGCTCCGGTCGCTACAGCTTCATCCCTCAGTAAACCCTGAGTGAAAACAGGGCTGTATGCCGGATAACGGTACGTATTCTTCTTGGCGACCTCTACGGCGGTGTGAAAGACCAGCGGATCGGCATTGACCAGCGGGCCGCCCAGAATAACGTATTCGGGATGGAAGGTGTTAATCAGGTTGGCCAGTCCGATCCCGAGATAGCGGGCAGTTTCGGTAAACTGCTCCTTGACGAGCGGGTCGCCCTGTGACAGGGCATCGACCAGCACGCTGAAATTCACACGTTCAGGAGCCAGAGCAGACAGCAAACTGCTGTGACCAAGGCTCAGCTTGCTGAGGACACGCTCCTCAAGTGAAGGTACAGACACGTAGGCTTCAAGAGCCCCGTAATTCCCTTTATCCCTGAGCCGCGGTCCTTCGGTCCGGATGATCATCTGTCCGACTGCGCCTTCGGTATCTACGGCCCCGCGGATGATTTTGCCGCCGGACATCATGCCGGAGCGGATATTAGCGCCGGCATGGACATAGAGTGCGTGCTCAACATTCTCCTCGCGGAAAGCCCAGTGTTCGCCGATCAATGCGGTGTTGGCGCCGTTGTCGAGCCTGGCCGGAATCCCCAGCCGGGCAGTTAGCATCTCACATACCGGCACGTTCTTCCAGGAGGGAGAGGGAAAGAGCTCCGGCTCCAGAATAACCCCGGTTTTCTGATCCAGCGGGCCTACGGCACCGACACCGATGCCCAGTACCTGCTGTGATGAACTGCCCTCCTTAGCCAAAAATTCATCAGCCGCTTGTCCGACAAGATCTACCAGCCGTTCCGGCGTCATCCCGGCATCCATCTCCCAGCGCGTCAGCGAAAGAGTCTTTAAATGCAGATCGTAGAGTGCCAGTCTGGAGTAAAGTCTGGATATTTCGAGCCCCAGCAGGTAACGGTGTCTGGGGTTGGTCTGAAACAGGATCGGCTTCCTTCCGCCGGTGGAGCTGCCGAATCCCGAGACGATGATCAGCCCCTGAGTGATCATGTCTTCAAGCAGACGGGTCAGGCTGCTGCTGGCCACAGCAAAATGCTGCAATAAATCAGCCTTCGAAACGGTACCATGCTCGAATATCCGGTCATATACCTGTTTTTTGATTGAAGGAGCTGAATGAGTAATCATATGTATACATTCTCCATTTCCAAGTCAAATAGTCGGGTTATTTTAAGTATAGCGTCACACACCCGTTTTTTCCAGGTCATCCTGTGAATTCTGCAGACAGGGTGGAGAACATGATGATTTTTGCTGGCGGAAAAAGGATTTTGGGATAAGTTGTCGAAAATTTCCGGTAGAGGGACATTTGTCATTGCCTAAACTGCAAATCCCTACTACAAACTAACGCAATTGCCGTGCGCGAAAGGGAAGGCCTTTATGTTTGCTTTTATCCGAAAAAGTCTGATTGCCCGGATCCTCTGTGTGACAACAGCCGTTATACTCTGTATCACAGCCGGGAACCTCGCCATCCAGTGGGTGAACACCGGGTCAGCCGTCAAAGGTACGATCAGCAGCTACAACATGAACATTGCGAGCCATTATGTAACACAGCTTGATGCCGGACGCTACAGTGAGTTTCTGGCAGACCCGCAGGAGTCGGATCTTTACTGGTCGCTGCGTGGCGAACTGGACCAGTTTCGTGAATCTATCGGAGCCAGATATGTATATTTTGTAAAAATTGATGAAGCCGGCCAGCCGCTGCTGATGATCGACGGCCGACCTGCCGGTGATCCGCTGGCTTCGCCGATCAATGAGCAGACAGATATGCCGGATGCTGCGGTCAAGTCCGTTCTGGCAGGAGAACAAGCCAGCTCTGAGCTGATCAAAAATCCTGAATATGGAGATTACATCTCAGCCTTTGTTCCGGTCAAAAATAGCCAGGGCGCGCTGATCGGGGCACTGGGCATCGATACGGATGTCACTGTTGTCAGTTCATTGACCCGGGATGTGCTGCTCCAGAGCCTGCCGCTCTATAGTATCATTCTCGTTGTCTCATTGCTTGCCCTGAGCGTAATCGCCTGGTTCATCACCCGGTCTTTGCGCCCGCTGCATACGATCACTGCTGGTGCGGGAGCTATGGCCGCGGGTGATCTCGCGGAGGCATCCCGGATTCTGCACAGACGGCCGGTCAAATCCCGGGATGAAATCGGAACCGCCTATCAGGCGATGCTCAAAATGTCAGGTGACTTGAACACACGGGTAAGGGGAATGGTCTCCAATGTATCTACTGCCTCGGATTACCTGTACGGCACTTCGGAAACGTTTGCCCGAAATGCTGATGATGTATTACGGATGAGTGAGACCGTTAATGTAAAAATCGGGGATATATACTCTGGCGCAAGTTCGCAGACGGAAGGAGCGCAGAGCAGTGCCTTGGCGATGGATGAGATGGCGGAGGGAATTGCCCGGATCTCGTCTGCTTCTGCTTCTGTATCGGAGACTGCTGTACAGGCTCTGGATAAAGTGAATACTTCCCAGTCGGCCATGTCCCGGATGAGCCGGCAAATGGAATCCATTGCTGAATCAACCGGCCAGACGATGAATATGGCGGCGCTGCTTCAGGGCTACAGCGCCGAAATCGAAGGGGCGCTGGCAGCGATCAGACAATTCGCTGACCAGACAAAGCTGCTGGCGCTGAATGCTTCCATCGAAGCAGCCCGGGCGGGAGAACACGGACGGGGCTTCACTGTGGTAGCCGGCGAGGTGCGTAAGCTGGCAGAAGGCTCTGCCGAGGCGGTCGAACGTGTAGCTGATTTGCTTATACATATCGGAACGGTGTCCTCCGGCATCGGTACACAGATGACAGAGGCTTCACGGGAAGTGACAGAAGGGGTACGCATGTCCTCCGGAGCGGAGGAAGCGCTGCTGCTTGCAGCGGCTGCATTCCGGGAAGTGGCGGAACAGATCATCGATGTGTCGGCGACAGCAGAGCAGCTGTCCGCAGGTTCCGAGGAAGTTGCCGCTACCGTAGGCAGCATGGCCTTGATCGCCGGCGGGGTTACCGAGCAGACCCGCCAGATCCGCGAGCTGACGGATCTTCAGCTGGAGAAGATCAAGGAAGTGTATGAAGCCTCAAGGGTGATCAGTGTGAACACCAGTGATATGCGGCAGGCGATCCTGCAAGTAAGAGTATAATACAAGCGGCTGCAGCCTCCTTTACCGTGGGAGCTGCAGCCGTTATTTTATGACCGTTGCAGCCTGTGTTATAGTATGGATTGGGGAGCTTTTTTCCAGATTAAGGACAAGCATAACAGGGGGAGAGCAGGATATGATCACACGGTTAATTTACAGGGGAATCTGGAAAGAAGGACAGGCTGAGGCAGGTCTTCAGGCTCTGCAGGAAAATACACAGGCAAAACAGCTGGTTGAGGCTGGCGTGCTTATGACAGCTGCGGCTTTTTCCTGGCAGAATAATGTTTTTCTCTACTACGAATGTATTAATGAGCGGGTTGAGCCGGCAGCAGTAGCCGGAGCCGCCGGGCAATATCTGATTGACTGGGCAGGCGAAGCTGCTGCGCGGAAGTGGATTGAGATGGTGGATGTATTTCATTTCAATGAACCGGCTGGTTATGACCATTGGCTGCGTAAAGCGGCAGTTGAGCGGCGCGGCGGAAGAGTAGCTCACCTGAAACGGGAAAAGGTCGCAAGCTATATTTACTATCACTACCAGCTGCAGGAGGAGCGGGCGTTCCACGGCAATAAATACGATATTATCGCCATGCATGAGAATCTGCTGTTCGGCTATCAGGAATTTCCATCCGTAGTCGAGGAGCCTGTAGTTCCGGGGCGGCTTAGCACAAAAGGGACCCCGGTGCCGTGGGAGAATTCGCGGATGGATCAGCATTTTCAGC contains these protein-coding regions:
- a CDS encoding S-layer homology domain-containing protein, which codes for MSVIVPFTPPSFSSTVYGDAAEPSGVVMLEDFENVSLADLTFDSARIYSGNLALESNPKYIRDGAKSLRIDYDFIGVTDNPSQVAVGPATQLPLTGRTPKKIGMWIYANNEGHGLTSKFYVSATGKSKTYEMRSEEVGIDWSGWKYVEAEIGDDLQLPGTLAFYFQMKERQMSKKNKGSIWIDDVRLIYDEPADEDMDVPVLTPVSPVPDQILTAPVSDIILSADDAKSGIDPDSIRLTMDGQPVVPAAFAYDLSTKAITYHPDVPLDGGYHQVVAEVKDLAGNPASAEYTFTVDHGAMLTLEAPEEAVSNETYRLKLAAKDAGEANSVQARIKFDPQTLQANAVHARDGLSNVKSTVDNIGGYVEFSADGLQKGLVDALASIDFNVNRSAKMERGETYKSITMVDGGFGYSNAATVSSFASPVKYTIGFPYALTIKGAGLQTKNIITVTTHAGAPVEGAEIDFTDVNGPQTYVTVTAGNSNIYASADSSSTVLLTAEQNGQFFATTGSASGFVKVYLPDGTKTGYIASADIQQKSLTEGFGLTDARGEIHTSLANLALGTWKVQAVKDGGTSESFSMNVVTQLGGDDPKYIQTFVTEDMSTMLSVGWQTAPRVQETSIQYVKDSDLVNNNLNSTQQKAAEQSALTEVEVIHEVEGGPLGEIKFHKSLVTGLEPNTAYHYRVGYEGHWSNWYEYKTLTAVPQTPVSFVFVTDSHTKGDNGLEIYQQLISDAVTRYPDTQFIMHGGDMVDDGAILNEWNQFWEASSFYATSLPSGYTMGNHDVKGAGKEIFAKGLDLPENGPDVQKDYAYSFDSGEVHFIVLNSEADEVTMAQQAVWLRGDLLASDKKWKIVMFHKPAYHTEDGRGNVIEYTQTYFAPILEELKVDLVLEGHDHVYARTYPMSGGKPLLNGERGTVYLDGGASGWKFYDGARYEYLNFMFDEDVPVYSAIQVSHDTITIQARTTESDVLLDNYIIEKKDERTVTSVSATPAELTLQAGEERGTVLTATYSDKSTADVTIEAIWSSSNDNVANVDAKGLIHAVAAGSTTIEAQYGNMPAVSIPVTVQPQSSVPVLLNLTADPASHRLQVGQTGTSVIKAVYDNAENPVVTDQAVWISSDPAIASVSDKGLITGAAAGEATITASFGGKSVVVSIVVSEAPAPAVVDLVVTPAALSLTLGKTQSLGVTAKYSDLSTALKTLEAEYTSANTSVAAVSAAGVVTANGIGTTNITVIYGGVKKEIQVTVTTVNGNHDGGTAPVATPAPSGTAAPAVTPAATPTATPSPVVSSEPQLPTLMKPVFNSIVDHDKIKAMLAKGQTAPAVTFTDAPALQWSTIFIERAARMGIITGYADGSFHPDVKITRAEFAAMLFKAFGLNASGGTGFPDTQGHWASEAIIALQGNKVITGYADGSFHPSQEITRAEMVTMLSRLTNYVSSINEPFSDVTAGWASGPINAFASAGIITGKGNGEFKPEEPATRAESVVMILRLMDKLMEQ
- a CDS encoding glycoside hydrolase family 2 TIM barrel-domain containing protein — encoded protein: MIKLEGEWKLQLDGDKQGLVLPFTDTIDLPGTTSYARKGPKNEEALISALTDEYLFEGQAWFSREIEIPVELAGVSCRLYLERTRMTTLYIDGKEIGSRDSLNTAHVYDLGGLAAGSHTVTICVSNTGYPTKGGHMTSPDTQTNWNGITGRLELQFFAESYLCGIRLTPDVAARSVRITAKLEGEAEAVLTVSAGSFNNAEVAGHVAEAQTYVLKPGNVDVEYILGPDALLWSEFAPNLYNLALAVSTGEGGPADLNELVFGLREFKADGDKFAINGHKTFLRGKHDGLIFPLTGYAPTDVEEWVRILGISKSYGINHYRFHTCCPPEAAFAAADLLGIYMEPELPFWGTVTEPSDDNHNQAEQDYLVSEGYAILQAFGNHPSFVMMSLGNELWGSRAKIDSILKEYKEFDSRPLYTQGSNNHQWVPEILEHEDFFCGVRFSRSRLFRGSYAMCDAPLGHVQTAEPCTLKDYDDQFVPPERVNSTDGAAGIGGEIQIQYGTEAKTVQADDASGEWIPHIPVISHEIGQYATYPNFEEIAKYSGPLKAKNFEIFRERLEQNGLTHLAAKYFAASGKLAAACYKEELEAAFRTKRLAGFQLLDLQDFSGQGTALVGILDAFMDSKGMITAEEWRTFCSDAVLLARFPKFNYISGEPFQADIELSWYRNISPDSVELSWSLAGESGTLSEGTAVAELPAGANYFELYQLKLELPVVKAMTSVKLSLGIAGTDISKSYDLWIYPDLSSAGLEEVHVFKELGEEAQARLDQGGNVLLMPDPDSLTNAVQGFYSTDFWCYPMFRSISESMNRPVPVGTMGLLIENTHPALRNFPSEEHSTYPWWNIVENSKSLIMDGTDHNWSPIVRTIDNFERNHKLGFLLECRVGEGKLLICPLHADKAAATPEGRQFLSSLTSYMGSEEFNPQTEVAIEELARIIR
- a CDS encoding ROK family protein — translated: MITHSAPSIKKQVYDRIFEHGTVSKADLLQHFAVASSSLTRLLEDMITQGLIIVSGFGSSTGGRKPILFQTNPRHRYLLGLEISRLYSRLALYDLHLKTLSLTRWEMDAGMTPERLVDLVGQAADEFLAKEGSSSQQVLGIGVGAVGPLDQKTGVILEPELFPSPSWKNVPVCEMLTARLGIPARLDNGANTALIGEHWAFREENVEHALYVHAGANIRSGMMSGGKIIRGAVDTEGAVGQMIIRTEGPRLRDKGNYGALEAYVSVPSLEERVLSKLSLGHSSLLSALAPERVNFSVLVDALSQGDPLVKEQFTETARYLGIGLANLINTFHPEYVILGGPLVNADPLVFHTAVEVAKKNTYRYPAYSPVFTQGLLRDEAVATGAAIMLLHEWELN